The Argonema galeatum A003/A1 genome includes a region encoding these proteins:
- a CDS encoding NACHT domain-containing protein codes for MTNRGIKASPEGIEKAETALSPNNLNKKVLAEELGLARSTVTNFFRGIAVDRINFEEICKKLGLDWRDIVAKPPNEHDPQVVQEANSSLASEDVDALVRELRQLCYNKIQHRCGTIRLLDVNRPIKLSRLYVDVNVMEDIPSLQRKEISDLQQHFKPHTDDFNRFGLGKPQKRLPGLEAVATYSKLMVLGKPGSGKSTFLQHLAIECNQGNFQPDRIPVFIQLNNFAKDARASGDFNLVKYISQEFRKCGISELNTETLLNHGKVLVLLDGLDEVQDADSDRVIESLRNFSDDYYNNQLIITCRIAAQYKFQGFTDVETADFNQTQIQTFVKNWFVAVASNFSEEAEAKATQFINQLQMPENHQIREIACTPLLLHLTCLFFREKAKFPSNRAKLYDEGLDLLLKKWDEERGIKRDEIYRNLSIPYKKLLLTHVAAITFEQGDYFFEKDKIQQHIADYLRTLSDVETDSTQLQMDSEAVLKSIEAQHGLLVERARRIYSFSHLTFQEYFTAKKIVTNSEPQALENLVRNITDKRWREVFFLVAGMLGNADQLLRLIKQGVDTLLASDDELQEFLMWIDQKTISVQVSYKQVAVRAFYFALTFDPSFAHVLDISLDLDDALIHAHSLANAFVFYNEFDFSFDHDNAFNADFDEDLAFAYSDAQALDFALNPFFARNRAWCHAYNYELDLHFTLEPDLAIEPELEKILQQLYDQLPQPYSQEAMFKQWWRDNGWNVTTQLTKLMNKHCNIGRDWQLNEQQKGLLKQYYDANRLLVECLNSGCEVTPEVRHEIEDTLLLPIAEIERRKSEV; via the coding sequence ATGACAAACCGAGGGATTAAAGCATCTCCAGAGGGCATCGAAAAAGCAGAAACAGCTTTGAGTCCCAACAACTTGAATAAGAAAGTTCTAGCAGAAGAGTTAGGACTTGCCAGGTCAACAGTAACCAATTTTTTTAGAGGTATAGCAGTTGACCGTATAAATTTTGAAGAGATTTGCAAAAAACTAGGTCTAGACTGGCGAGACATAGTCGCTAAACCACCCAACGAACACGATCCACAAGTCGTACAGGAGGCAAACTCTAGCCTTGCTTCAGAAGATGTAGATGCCTTGGTGCGAGAACTACGGCAGCTTTGCTACAACAAAATCCAACACCGCTGTGGCACTATACGCCTGTTGGACGTTAACCGACCGATAAAGTTAAGTCGCCTTTACGTCGATGTCAACGTCATGGAGGATATCCCCAGCCTGCAACGCAAAGAGATTTCTGACTTGCAGCAACACTTCAAACCTCATACCGATGATTTCAACCGCTTCGGCTTGGGGAAGCCTCAGAAAAGATTACCGGGTTTGGAAGCAGTGGCGACGTACTCCAAGCTGATGGTGCTGGGTAAACCTGGGTCGGGTAAAAGCACGTTTTTGCAACATCTCGCCATTGAGTGCAATCAAGGCAACTTTCAACCTGACCGGATACCTGTTTTTATCCAATTGAATAACTTTGCTAAAGATGCTAGAGCTTCTGGTGATTTTAACTTAGTCAAATACATCAGCCAAGAATTTCGTAAGTGTGGCATTTCGGAACTGAATACAGAAACCTTGTTGAATCACGGCAAAGTTCTGGTTTTACTAGATGGCTTGGATGAAGTTCAGGATGCTGACAGCGATCGAGTAATAGAGTCACTTCGCAATTTTTCTGATGACTATTATAACAATCAGTTGATTATCACCTGTCGGATTGCAGCCCAGTACAAATTTCAGGGATTCACCGATGTTGAGACAGCAGATTTTAACCAAACGCAAATCCAAACCTTTGTCAAAAACTGGTTTGTAGCGGTTGCTAGTAATTTTTCAGAGGAGGCAGAAGCAAAGGCGACTCAGTTTATTAATCAGCTACAGATGCCAGAGAATCATCAAATCCGAGAAATAGCTTGTACGCCGCTGCTTTTGCATCTGACCTGTTTATTTTTCCGAGAAAAAGCTAAGTTCCCCTCTAACCGAGCCAAGCTGTATGACGAAGGACTAGATCTTCTGCTTAAGAAATGGGATGAAGAGAGGGGTATTAAACGTGATGAAATTTATCGCAATTTGTCCATCCCATATAAGAAACTTCTGTTGACTCACGTGGCAGCCATCACGTTTGAGCAGGGCGATTACTTCTTTGAAAAAGACAAAATTCAGCAACACATTGCTGACTATCTCCGAACTTTATCCGATGTTGAAACTGACTCAACCCAATTGCAGATGGATAGCGAAGCAGTTTTGAAATCCATTGAAGCACAACATGGGTTATTGGTGGAACGAGCGCGGCGAATTTACTCTTTTTCCCATCTCACCTTTCAAGAGTATTTCACTGCCAAAAAAATTGTTACCAATTCTGAGCCACAGGCTTTGGAAAATCTGGTTAGAAACATCACCGATAAACGCTGGCGTGAGGTTTTTTTCCTAGTGGCTGGAATGTTGGGTAATGCCGATCAACTGCTGCGGTTAATCAAGCAAGGTGTTGATACACTTTTAGCCTCAGATGACGAATTGCAGGAGTTTTTGATGTGGATCGACCAGAAAACTATTTCAGTGCAGGTTTCCTACAAGCAAGTAGCCGTTAGAGCTTTTTACTTTGCCCTTACCTTTGACCCTTCTTTTGCCCATGTCCTTGACATTTCTCTTGACCTTGACGATGCCCTTATCCATGCCCATTCTCTTGCCAATGCCTTTGTTTTTTACAATGAATTTGACTTTAGCTTTGACCATGATAATGCTTTTAATGCTGATTTTGACGAAGACCTTGCTTTTGCTTATAGCGATGCCCAGGCTCTTGACTTTGCCCTTAACCCATTCTTTGCTCGTAATCGAGCCTGGTGCCATGCCTATAACTATGAGCTTGACCTTCATTTTACCCTTGAGCCTGACCTTGCTATTGAGCCTGAATTAGAAAAAATACTGCAACAACTTTACGATCAACTACCTCAACCATATAGTCAGGAGGCAATGTTTAAGCAATGGTGGCGAGATAACGGTTGGAACGTGACTACGCAATTGACAAAGTTGATGAACAAGCACTGCAATATTGGTCGTGATTGGCAGTTAAACGAACAGCAAAAAGGATTACTCAAGCAGTATTACGATGCCAATAGATTGCTAGTAGAATGTCTAAATAGCGGTTGTGAAGTGACACCGGAAGTCCGACATGAAATCGAGGATACATTATTATTACCCATTGCCGAAATTGAAAGGCGAAAAAGTGAGGTATGA
- a CDS encoding Rpn family recombination-promoting nuclease/putative transposase, with translation MSFDNVCKFLAESYPEQFARWLLSGNISNIQVLKTELSIEPIRADSITLLRTINEILQLEFQTLPQSNPPLPFRMLKYWTRLYDEYNCEIEQVVLFLKRTNSPDVFIDSFQSRNTIHRYRVIRMWEQDPAPLLANPALLPLATLAQSDSPNILLEQVAQEVARIESTQERANVAACVSVLAGLRFDNNVITQLFKEEIMQESVFYQSIIEKGEQRGRQEGRQEGRQEGRQEGRKQGEEALLLRLLTRRIGRITPEIQVQIQQLSIAQLEDLGEALLDFSQPTDLTAWLESHQS, from the coding sequence TTGAGTTTCGATAACGTTTGCAAATTTCTCGCCGAAAGTTATCCCGAACAATTCGCCAGATGGTTGCTCTCTGGTAACATCTCCAATATCCAGGTACTCAAAACCGAACTGAGCATCGAACCCATACGCGCTGATTCCATCACTCTGCTGCGAACCATCAACGAAATTCTGCAACTGGAATTTCAAACTCTGCCGCAATCCAATCCGCCACTCCCATTCCGGATGCTCAAATATTGGACGAGATTGTATGATGAATACAACTGCGAAATCGAACAAGTTGTCTTGTTTTTAAAGCGAACCAACTCACCCGATGTCTTTATCGACTCTTTTCAAAGTCGAAATACCATACACCGCTATCGAGTTATTCGGATGTGGGAACAAGATCCAGCGCCACTTTTGGCAAACCCCGCTCTGTTACCTTTAGCTACTCTAGCTCAAAGTGATTCCCCCAACATTTTATTAGAGCAAGTCGCTCAAGAAGTCGCTAGAATCGAGTCAACCCAAGAGCGAGCGAATGTGGCAGCTTGTGTAAGCGTTCTTGCAGGTTTGCGGTTTGACAACAATGTGATTACCCAACTATTCAAAGAGGAAATTATGCAGGAATCTGTGTTCTATCAAAGTATCATCGAAAAGGGAGAGCAACGAGGACGCCAAGAAGGACGCCAAGAAGGACGCCAAGAAGGACGCCAAGAAGGACGGAAACAAGGAGAGGAGGCGTTGCTGCTGCGGCTGCTTACCCGTCGAATAGGCCGTATTACTCCTGAAATTCAAGTTCAAATTCAGCAGTTATCGATCGCACAATTAGAAGATTTGGGAGAAGCACTATTAGATTTCTCTCAACCAACTGATTTAACCGCTTGGTTAGAATCTCATCAGTCATAA
- a CDS encoding M20/M25/M40 family metallo-hydrolase gives MDLKQRLQNHLTEIVRDRDPYLSSAGHFYVQQYIRAQLQQWGTLETHEFTVRGKTHQNLILNIPPLSSSLAPSPSTGRAGVGFPPILIGAHYDGVPGTPGADDNATGVAVLLELARSIADQPLKYPVRFVAFDMEEYGMLGSAEYANELKQQRQPLRLMISLEMLGYCDETPNSERYPTGLERFYPNRGNFIALIGNLSTIPDLINLSRNIRKSGTPSEWLPAPNRGLMVPQTRLSDHSPFWDNGYRAMMITDTAFMRNPHYHKASDRIETLNLDFLTGVCRGLDIGIRRL, from the coding sequence TTGGATCTAAAACAACGATTACAAAACCATCTCACGGAAATTGTACGCGATCGCGACCCGTACCTCTCATCGGCGGGCCATTTCTACGTGCAGCAGTACATCCGCGCACAGCTGCAACAGTGGGGAACCCTAGAAACCCACGAATTCACAGTCCGAGGTAAAACCCATCAAAATCTCATCCTAAACATACCCCCCCTTTCATCCTCTCTTGCGCCCTCCCCGTCCACGGGGAGGGCTGGGGTGGGGTTCCCACCGATTTTAATCGGCGCACATTATGATGGCGTACCGGGAACGCCAGGTGCAGATGACAATGCCACTGGTGTCGCCGTCTTACTAGAATTGGCGAGATCGATCGCAGATCAACCGCTCAAATATCCAGTCCGATTTGTTGCCTTTGATATGGAAGAATACGGGATGTTGGGTAGTGCCGAATATGCTAATGAATTGAAGCAACAACGGCAACCCCTACGCCTAATGATTTCATTGGAAATGTTGGGTTATTGCGATGAGACTCCAAATTCAGAACGTTACCCGACTGGGTTGGAACGCTTCTATCCAAATCGCGGTAATTTTATTGCTTTAATTGGTAATTTGTCAACAATTCCCGACCTCATTAACCTCAGCAGAAATATTCGCAAAAGTGGTACGCCGTCTGAATGGTTACCCGCACCAAATAGAGGTTTAATGGTTCCGCAGACGCGACTGAGCGATCATTCTCCTTTTTGGGATAATGGTTATCGAGCTATGATGATCACCGATACGGCTTTTATGCGAAATCCCCATTATCATAAAGCGAGCGATCGCATCGAAACCCTCAACCTAGACTTTCTCACCGGCGTCTGTCGCGGTTTAGACATCGGCATCAGGCGACTTTAA
- a CDS encoding DUF4214 domain-containing protein has product MKLALFATAAIAIAALLIPIPLAESAKAQNCIRDGGVSVCLGDNGQRNNWDRDSRERNNGRRENRSQYDRINRLYREVLARDADFDGLRTWSRELERGRSLRDIRRELAKSREAEDIINQIYREVMGRNADSDGLEMWKRQLAKGRTLAQVRQAIERSTEARTGGQWR; this is encoded by the coding sequence ATGAAACTAGCTTTGTTCGCAACCGCAGCAATAGCGATCGCGGCTTTATTAATTCCGATCCCTTTAGCAGAGTCAGCTAAAGCGCAGAACTGTATAAGAGATGGAGGGGTTTCCGTCTGTCTGGGGGATAATGGGCAACGCAACAACTGGGATCGCGACAGCAGGGAACGGAACAATGGGCGACGGGAGAATCGATCGCAGTACGATCGCATCAACAGGCTTTATCGTGAAGTGTTGGCGCGAGATGCGGATTTTGACGGATTGAGAACTTGGTCTAGGGAGTTAGAAAGAGGTAGGTCGCTAAGGGATATTCGGCGCGAACTTGCTAAAAGTCGAGAAGCTGAGGATATCATCAATCAGATTTATCGGGAAGTGATGGGACGAAACGCAGATAGTGATGGTTTAGAGATGTGGAAGAGACAGTTAGCCAAGGGGAGAACATTGGCCCAAGTGCGTCAGGCGATCGAACGCAGTACCGAAGCCAGAACAGGAGGACAGTGGCGTTAA
- a CDS encoding MarR family winged helix-turn-helix transcriptional regulator translates to MASASVKPKLAKGWQEVLAPHGMGYRIKLLSQLLSRKFQERLEPYGLTPFHWVVLCCLWEEDGLATSSIGEKLQQVGGTLTGVLDRMEERGLVRRERDTRDRRIWRIWLTEAGKELKYVLPPVAVEIRDEAMKGVPVADRERFSELIDRAIANLS, encoded by the coding sequence ATGGCTTCTGCATCTGTTAAACCGAAGTTGGCAAAAGGCTGGCAAGAAGTCTTGGCACCCCACGGCATGGGCTACCGGATTAAGCTGCTGTCCCAGCTGCTGAGTCGCAAGTTTCAAGAGCGGTTGGAGCCTTATGGCCTAACTCCTTTCCACTGGGTTGTGTTGTGCTGCTTGTGGGAAGAAGATGGCTTAGCCACCTCCAGCATTGGAGAAAAGCTGCAACAGGTGGGAGGTACTTTAACGGGGGTGCTAGACCGGATGGAGGAACGAGGACTGGTTCGCCGGGAACGGGACACCCGCGATCGCCGCATTTGGCGCATCTGGCTGACTGAAGCCGGAAAAGAACTCAAATACGTACTACCTCCGGTTGCCGTGGAAATTCGGGACGAAGCTATGAAGGGCGTTCCTGTTGCCGATCGCGAAAGATTTTCAGAATTGATCGATCGCGCGATCGCTAATCTTTCTTAG